The Candidatus Nanopelagicales bacterium region ACGTCCCCGCCGACTAGCGAGTCGCCCGTAAGCTTATCCAGCGGAGCGTTCGTAACTTTCGCAACTGCGTTACAGTGAAAGGGCAAGGACATGCGAGGCAAGGAGGAGCCATGAACGCGACCGACGCAGAGGTCGTTAGTCCTGCGCCCGCTGACGCTGACGAACTGGCCAAGGTTCTCAGCTTCATGGAGGCGCACGAGGCGCGTCACGGCACATCGCCTGAGTCGGCGTTCTACCTGACCGGCTCCGGCGAGCACGATCGTGTGGAACTCACCAAGCAGCTTCACGCCATCCTCAAGCAGGTCGTTCAGGCTCTGAGTCACGGCCAATCGGTCAGCATCCTGACCCGCGATCAGGAGATCTCCACTCAGCAGGCCGCGGAGATCCTCGGCCTGAGCCGCCCCACCGTCGTGCGCCTGATTAGCGAAGGTGAACTCGCGGCCCATGTGCCAGGAACGGTGCGCCGCAAGCTTCGGCTGGCCGACGTGCTCGCCTACCGTGAGGGACTGCGCGCCCGGCGCAACCGCTTCATCGCCGAGGGTTCGGCGGAGTACGACGACGTCGAAGACGACGACGTAACCTCGCTACTCGCCGAGGCCCGTCGCAATCGCTGAGGTTCGCGGGCTCTGGCAAACTCGTCACGTGTACCGCGCCGTCCTCGACACCTGTGCCCTGGTGCCGGGGCTTCAGCGGAACTTCCTGCTCCAGCTCGCAGATGAGGACGCCTTCGCTCCGCTCTGGGGGTCGGGAATCCTCTCCGAACTGGACTACGTCCTTGCGCGCCTCGATCCCAAGCGCGGCCGCGAGGGTAGCGAGGAGCGAAGGCGCCATCTCTTCGAGCAGATGAGTCAGGCTTTTCCCGGCGCTGAGATCAACGCCCCGAAGGATCGCGACTACGACTACGGGCAGAGCGACGCGGACGACGGGCACGTTGCCCACGCCGCCATCATCGGGAAGGCCGACGCGATCGTCACTGACGACACACGAGCGGGGTTCAGATCCTCCTCTGTCCTGATCGACGCGGGGATCGCTATCCTCTGCCCGCACCAGTTCGCCGCGAACACCGTCGCCGAGATCCTCGAGCGCGAACTGTTGAGGGGCCCGTGACTGATCTGGCCGATGCAGTCCTCCCGCTCCTCAGGACACGTGCTGATCTCCACCGCTGGCGTGCCTCGAACGAGCATGGCCGCCAGATGCACGAGGCCGTCGACATCCTCGACGAAGCGATTCCGACAACCGACCCGGCCGAGGTCTACCCCGTCACGCACAAGGCCCTTGCTTCCGCGATCAAGGTCATCACCCGTGCCGACGACTCCAGCGGGATCATTGGCGACGCCTGCCACCGCCTGCTCGACCTCCACCCGAAGGCTGCGGTGGCCGCCCAGGTCCCGGCTAGCAAACTGATCGTCTGGATGATGAAGTTGCGGTTCGCGACGGCAAGGGCCCATTCGACGCCATCGGGTGCGAGGACACCGAGCTTGGAGAGTGGGTTGGCGGCCTCGCGTTCCATCAGAGGAGCACCGCCTCTCGGCGGATGTCATCATCGATCCGCGGCTTGAGTCCGCCGTACTCGACAAGGTCGACCTCGCGCCCGAGGACCTGCTCGATGAGACGCTTGAACCGAATGAACCCAAACGAGGATGTCCCCTCGGGCGCCTCGACGATGAGGTCGATGTCGGAGTCTCGTCGGGCTTGGCGGCGTGCGACGGACCCGAACGCAGCGAGCCTGGTGTAGCCGTGATCGGCGGCGAGAGCCTTGAGGATGGGCGCTGCCGCTTCGAGCAGGACCTCGGGGTGGAGGTCGTCGAGCTGGGGGGCGAACTTGAGCTGCTGACTGACCGCAGGCTGGCTGATGCCGAGCGCGTCGGCGATCTGGCGCTGGCTCATGCCCGTTGCGACCATCGCGCGCAGCGCCAGTACGCGTCGCAGCCGCGCGACTTCTTCGCCGCGTCGGGCGTCGCGGTACTCCGCAGAGAGTGACATAAGACGATCTTATCAGCACGAGGGCTGCTGACGTGTGAGGCAGGCGCAGCTCAGGGCTGGCGTCGCCGGAAGCGCAGGCATGTCGCGGCCGCGGCACCAGACGTCCCGTGCCGCCAGACCGAGGCACGGGAGGTGCGGGTGGATACGTCGAAGCGAAGTACTACCTTGGCGGTCCGGCAGCAGATCGGCATCAGTCTTTCGCGCTCCCGGCCCTCAGGGCCACGACGCTCAGTCCGTTGATGCCTGAGAAGTCGTCAGGGTTCGCGGTGTAGACAGGCATGCTGTTGGCGATCGCGATAGCAGCGATGAGTGCGTCGTAGGCCCTGGCTTTGTGCATGCGCCCAGAGCGGCGCAGCGCGGAAGCCACTTGACCGAAAACGCGTGCGGCGGGAGCGTCGAACGGCAGCGGGTCGAAATCCGACTCGGCTTGTTGGAGGACGCTCTGCCGCCGGGCTCGCTCCGCGGCATCGTCGGTGACCAGCGGTCCGGCCGACAGCTCCGCGAGTGTGATAGTCGTGATCAGTGGCGTCTCAGGTAGAGCTGACGCGTCGCTCAGCGTCGGGAGAGCGATGATCGCGGACGTGTCAAGAATGCCGACGGAGGCACTCATACCGAATCGTCCATGACTTCGGCCATGTCAGCGCGGAGCCGGACGAGATCGATCACGGCGACGTTGCGCCAGCGCTCGATGAGAGCTGGACCGGACAGTGGAGGCCTGGGCAGGGCGGTGAGTTCCATGATGGGCTTGCCCGCGCGGGTGACCGTGACATGTTCACCAGCTAGTACTCGGTCCGCGACAGCTCCGCCGCTGTTTCTGAGCTCGCGAATCGGAACATTGGACACACAGTCAGTGTCTCACATGTGAGACGCCGACAGAGCGCCGTCGCGACGGGTCAGAAACTCGAATTCGTGAGGGAAAGGCGGCGTGAACCATCAAGATCACAACAAGTAGCGGGGGCAGGATTTGAACCTGCGACCTCTGGGTTATGAGCCCAGCGAGCTACCGAACTGCTCCACCCCGCGATGATCGCCACCGCGACTTCGCAAGGATACATGGCCGGGCTCGGGGCCGCCAACCGCCGACTGAGCCTGTCGGTGCGCGGGTCCGACGGGTGTGCGCGGTCAGGCACCCTGCTCGTTGTCCGGTTGCTCCCCAGCGGACTCGTCCTGTGGCTGGCTCGGAGCCTCGCCCGGAGCCGGGCTGGCGTCGGGGTTCGGTGCTTCAACAGATGGTTTCTTGCCCTGGATCTCGGCATTGGCCTTGGCGGCACGGTCCAGAGCGTTCTTCAAAGCCTCTTGGGCCTTGCCGTAGGCGGCGAAGTCGCCCTTGGCCAGCGCCGCTTGGCCGCTGGCGTACGCCTTGGACGCGTCCTCCAAGGCTTGAGCCAGCTTCTGTTGGGCGGTGGACTTGTCGGATTCCTTAGAGGTGTCGCCGGTGACGTTGAATACCCTCGTCAGTGCCTCGTCCACCGTGTCGGCCATCACCACTGCCTGGCCGTAGGACGCGAGCACTTTTTGCAGCAGCGGATAACCCTGTCCCCCAGCGGCAGCCACGTAGATCGGCTCGACGTACAGCATGCCTTCGGCGACCGGCAGGGACAGAAGGTTGCCGGGCACGACGTCTGAGCCGCCCGCGCGCAGCAAAGTCAGTTGGGAAGAGATCACCGTGTCGGCTTCGAAGTTGCTCTGGACCTGGGTCGGGCCGGGAATCACAGTGTTCCTCGGCATCTGCAGAATCTGGATCTTCCCGTAGTCGGGGCCCGGTGTGGAGTTCGCGGCCATGAACGCGGCAAGAGTCTCCCGTCGGCTGGGCGAGAAGGACGTCGTGAGTGAGAAGCTCGGCTCGCGCGCCCCGGGCATCTGAAGCGTTAGGAAGTACGGGGCCTGGTAGGCGCTCGCGCCGGGCTTGGTCGGGTCGAACGGGATGATCCAGACATCTCCGCCTGAGTAGAACGTCGATGGGTCCGTGACGTGATAGCGGCTCACGATCGCTCGCTGCACCTTGAAAATGTCCTCGGGGTACCGGATGTGCTCCAGAACGCTAGGGGGTATGTCGGACTTGGGCTGAACCGTTCCCGGGAAGACACGCATCCACGTTTGGGCCACCGGGTCGGTTTCGTCCCACTGGTAAAGAGTGACCGTTCCGTCGTAGGCGTCGACCGTGGCCTTCACGGAGTTGCGCAT contains the following coding sequences:
- a CDS encoding nucleotidyltransferase domain-containing protein, coding for MSLSAEYRDARRGEEVARLRRVLALRAMVATGMSQRQIADALGISQPAVSQQLKFAPQLDDLHPEVLLEAAAPILKALAADHGYTRLAAFGSVARRQARRDSDIDLIVEAPEGTSSFGFIRFKRLIEQVLGREVDLVEYGGLKPRIDDDIRREAVLL
- a CDS encoding PIN domain-containing protein — translated: MYRAVLDTCALVPGLQRNFLLQLADEDAFAPLWGSGILSELDYVLARLDPKRGREGSEERRRHLFEQMSQAFPGAEINAPKDRDYDYGQSDADDGHVAHAAIIGKADAIVTDDTRAGFRSSSVLIDAGIAILCPHQFAANTVAEILERELLRGP
- a CDS encoding excisionase family DNA-binding protein, which produces MNATDAEVVSPAPADADELAKVLSFMEAHEARHGTSPESAFYLTGSGEHDRVELTKQLHAILKQVVQALSHGQSVSILTRDQEISTQQAAEILGLSRPTVVRLISEGELAAHVPGTVRRKLRLADVLAYREGLRARRNRFIAEGSAEYDDVEDDDVTSLLAEARRNR
- a CDS encoding type II toxin-antitoxin system VapC family toxin, whose amino-acid sequence is MSASVGILDTSAIIALPTLSDASALPETPLITTITLAELSAGPLVTDDAAERARRQSVLQQAESDFDPLPFDAPAARVFGQVASALRRSGRMHKARAYDALIAAIAIANSMPVYTANPDDFSGINGLSVVALRAGSAKD